In one window of Nakamurella alba DNA:
- a CDS encoding valine--tRNA ligase, producing the protein MNQTAIPQHDDLPTQYDPASVEVELYQRWLAAGYFHADEQRVLRGEAKPFSIVLPPPNVTGNLHVGHALDHTMMDILARWHRMSGDEVLWLPGMDHAGIATQNVVERQLAADGKSRHDFGRELFVEKVWDWKRESGGAILGQMKRLGDSVDWSRERFTLDDGLSAAVQTIFKKLYDEGLIYRAERITNWCPGCLTALSDIEVEHSDDAGELVSIRYDGSDEQGDFSVVVATTRVETMLGDTAVAVHPDDERYRDLVGRTLTLPLVGRQIPVIADEHVDPAFGTGAVKVTPAHDPNDFEIGRRHSLPMPNILTEDAHLTGTGTRFDGLDRFEARSAVKEALRAEGRIVAEKIPYVHAVGHCSRSDDVVEPRLSLQWFVAVETLAKAAGDAVRDGRTTIHPQELAARYFDWVDNMHDWTISRQLWWGHRIPVWYGPAGEIRCVGPDEQPPGEGWVQDPDVLDTWFSSALWPFSTMGWPEDTDTLKAFYPTSVLVTGYDILFFWVARMMMFGLYAMEGTQPFDVVALHGLVRDQFGKKMSKSRGNVVDPLAWIDTYGADAVRFTLARGANPGTDQAIAEEWVGGSRNFCSKLFNATRFALLNGARLPEGELDAAALTTADRWVLDRLDTVITETTALLGDFQFGKAAEGLYHFAWDEVCDWYLELAKVQMTDPSRVETTREVLGTVLDRLLTLLHPFVPFVTETLWTSLTGGESLVIAPWPAPSGRTADPVAATWMSDLDRLVTQIRRFRADQGLAPGRKVPAVIDGAPGIAATAAALSRFEPAGDGFGATATLTVALSSGTATVELDTSSAIDKGAEKARLGKELAVAQKDLADTDRKLGNEQFLSKAPDKVVDGIRARNAAASADIARLTARLAELDAS; encoded by the coding sequence GTGAACCAGACCGCCATCCCGCAGCACGACGACCTCCCGACGCAGTACGACCCGGCGTCGGTAGAGGTCGAGCTGTACCAGCGGTGGCTGGCCGCGGGGTACTTCCACGCGGACGAGCAGCGGGTGCTGCGCGGCGAGGCCAAGCCGTTCTCCATCGTGCTGCCGCCACCGAACGTCACCGGCAACCTGCACGTCGGCCACGCGCTGGACCACACCATGATGGACATCCTGGCCCGCTGGCACCGGATGAGCGGCGACGAGGTGCTGTGGCTGCCCGGCATGGACCACGCCGGCATCGCCACCCAGAACGTGGTGGAGCGGCAGCTGGCCGCGGACGGCAAGTCCCGGCACGACTTCGGCCGCGAGCTGTTCGTCGAGAAGGTCTGGGACTGGAAGCGCGAGTCGGGCGGCGCGATCCTCGGCCAGATGAAGCGGCTCGGCGACTCGGTCGACTGGTCGCGGGAGCGCTTCACCCTGGACGACGGGCTGTCCGCCGCCGTGCAGACGATCTTCAAGAAGCTCTACGACGAGGGCCTGATCTACCGCGCCGAGCGGATCACCAACTGGTGCCCGGGCTGCCTCACCGCGCTGTCCGACATCGAGGTGGAGCACTCCGACGACGCCGGCGAGCTGGTGTCGATCCGCTACGACGGGTCCGACGAGCAGGGCGATTTCAGCGTCGTGGTGGCCACCACCCGGGTGGAGACGATGCTCGGCGACACCGCGGTGGCGGTGCACCCGGACGACGAGCGCTACCGCGACCTGGTCGGCCGCACCCTGACCCTGCCCCTGGTCGGCCGGCAGATCCCGGTGATCGCCGACGAGCACGTCGACCCGGCCTTCGGCACCGGCGCCGTCAAGGTGACCCCGGCGCACGACCCGAACGACTTCGAGATCGGCCGCCGGCACTCGCTGCCGATGCCCAACATCCTCACCGAGGACGCGCACCTCACCGGCACCGGCACCCGCTTCGACGGGCTGGACCGGTTCGAGGCGCGGTCCGCGGTGAAGGAGGCGCTGCGGGCCGAGGGCCGCATCGTCGCCGAGAAGATCCCGTACGTGCACGCGGTCGGGCACTGCTCCCGCTCCGACGACGTGGTGGAGCCCCGGCTCTCGCTGCAGTGGTTCGTCGCGGTGGAGACCCTGGCGAAGGCGGCCGGCGACGCGGTGCGCGACGGCCGCACCACCATCCATCCGCAGGAGCTGGCGGCCCGGTACTTCGACTGGGTCGACAACATGCACGACTGGACCATCTCCCGGCAGCTCTGGTGGGGCCACCGCATCCCGGTCTGGTACGGGCCGGCCGGCGAGATCCGTTGCGTGGGACCGGACGAGCAGCCGCCGGGCGAGGGCTGGGTGCAGGACCCGGACGTGCTCGACACCTGGTTCTCCTCGGCGCTGTGGCCGTTCTCGACCATGGGCTGGCCGGAGGACACCGACACCCTCAAGGCGTTCTACCCGACCAGCGTGCTGGTCACCGGGTACGACATCCTGTTCTTCTGGGTGGCCCGGATGATGATGTTCGGCCTCTACGCCATGGAGGGCACCCAACCGTTCGACGTCGTCGCCCTGCACGGTCTGGTCCGCGACCAGTTCGGCAAGAAGATGTCCAAGTCCCGCGGCAACGTGGTCGACCCGCTGGCCTGGATCGACACCTACGGCGCGGACGCGGTGCGGTTCACCCTGGCCCGCGGCGCCAACCCGGGTACGGACCAGGCGATCGCCGAGGAATGGGTCGGCGGCTCCCGCAACTTCTGCTCGAAGCTGTTCAACGCCACCCGGTTCGCCCTGCTCAACGGTGCCCGGCTGCCCGAGGGCGAGCTCGACGCCGCGGCGCTGACCACCGCCGATCGCTGGGTGCTGGACCGGCTGGACACGGTGATCACCGAGACCACCGCGCTGCTGGGCGATTTCCAGTTCGGCAAGGCGGCGGAGGGGCTCTACCACTTCGCCTGGGACGAGGTCTGCGACTGGTACCTGGAGCTGGCCAAGGTGCAGATGACCGACCCGTCGCGGGTGGAGACCACCCGCGAGGTGCTCGGTACCGTGCTCGACCGGCTGCTCACCCTGCTGCACCCGTTCGTCCCGTTCGTCACCGAGACACTGTGGACCTCGCTGACCGGCGGTGAATCGCTGGTGATCGCACCGTGGCCGGCGCCGTCCGGGCGGACCGCGGATCCCGTTGCGGCGACCTGGATGTCGGACCTCGACCGGCTGGTCACCCAGATCCGCCGGTTCCGTGCCGATCAGGGCCTGGCGCCCGGCCGCAAGGTGCCGGCGGTGATCGACGGTGCTCCCGGGATCGCCGCCACCGCCGCCGCGCTCAGCCGCTTCGAGCCGGCCGGCGACGGCTTCGGTGCCACCGCGACGCTCACCGTCGCGCTGTCCTCCGGCACCGCGACGGTCGAGCTCGACACCTCATCGGCGATCGACAAGGGTGCCGAGAAGGCCCGTCTGGGCAAGGAACTCGCGGTGGCGCAGAAGGATCTCGCGGACACGGACCGCAAGCTCGGCAACGAGCAGTTCCTGTCGAAGGCCCCGGACAAGGTGGTCGACGGGATCCGTGCCCGCAACGCGGCAGCATCCGCCGACATCGCGCGGCTGACAGCACGGCTGGCCGAACTGGACGCCTCGTGA
- a CDS encoding bifunctional folylpolyglutamate synthase/dihydrofolate synthase, with protein MSDGELDGVDEAEVLAATADLDDSGDALLIPDSAPLTLAAVEAQLDRRRNEVQISPTLDRITALMDLLGNPQQAYPVLQIAGTNGKTSVARMIDALLTRLGVRTGRFTSPHLQVVTERISLDGTPIDVQRYVEGYADVAPYVDLVDAASAKDGGIPLSKFEILTAMAYSVFADAPVDAAVIEVGLGGTWDSTSVADPRISVITPIGIDHTEFLGEDLPSIAGNKAGIIKRDSVAVIGRQDPAAMEVLLRRSIEVDAAVARFGAEFTVLERSFAVGGQRLTLQGLGGVYEDVFLPLSGEHQAENAALALAAVEAFFGAGAGRQLDLAAVQDGFAAVSSPGRLERVRTSPTIIVDAAHNPAGASALAAALAAEFSFRRLVGVIAVMGDKDVRGVLTALADSFDEVVVTVNSSPRSLPVPDLTEIAVDVFGEERVHSAERMDEAIALAVDLAESGDDEQVAAGTGVVVTGSVVSAGDGRALAGLAPS; from the coding sequence ATGTCGGACGGGGAGCTGGACGGGGTGGACGAGGCCGAGGTGCTGGCCGCCACCGCCGATCTCGACGACTCCGGCGATGCGCTGCTGATCCCGGACAGTGCCCCGCTGACCCTGGCCGCCGTCGAGGCGCAGCTGGACCGGCGGCGCAACGAGGTGCAGATCAGTCCGACGCTGGACCGGATCACCGCGCTGATGGATCTGCTGGGCAACCCGCAGCAGGCCTACCCGGTGCTGCAGATCGCCGGCACCAACGGCAAGACCTCGGTCGCCCGGATGATCGACGCGCTGCTCACCCGGCTCGGGGTGCGCACCGGCCGGTTCACCTCCCCGCACCTGCAGGTGGTGACCGAGCGGATCAGCCTGGACGGCACCCCGATCGACGTGCAGCGGTACGTCGAGGGCTACGCCGACGTGGCGCCGTACGTCGACCTGGTGGACGCGGCGAGCGCGAAGGACGGCGGCATCCCGCTGTCGAAGTTCGAGATCCTCACCGCCATGGCCTATTCCGTCTTCGCCGATGCCCCGGTGGACGCCGCGGTGATCGAGGTGGGCCTCGGCGGCACTTGGGACTCGACCAGCGTCGCCGACCCGCGGATCTCGGTCATCACGCCGATCGGTATCGACCACACCGAGTTCCTCGGTGAGGACCTTCCGTCCATCGCCGGGAACAAGGCCGGGATCATCAAGCGCGACTCGGTCGCGGTGATCGGCCGGCAGGACCCGGCCGCGATGGAGGTGCTGCTCCGCCGGTCCATCGAGGTGGACGCCGCGGTCGCCCGCTTCGGCGCCGAGTTCACCGTGCTGGAACGCTCTTTCGCCGTCGGTGGTCAGCGGCTGACGCTGCAGGGTCTGGGCGGCGTCTACGAGGACGTCTTCCTGCCGCTGTCCGGCGAGCACCAGGCGGAGAACGCGGCGCTGGCCCTCGCCGCGGTGGAGGCCTTCTTCGGTGCGGGTGCCGGCCGGCAGCTCGACCTGGCCGCCGTCCAGGACGGGTTCGCCGCCGTGTCCTCGCCCGGCCGGCTGGAACGGGTGCGGACCTCGCCGACGATCATCGTCGACGCCGCGCACAACCCGGCCGGGGCGTCCGCACTCGCGGCGGCACTGGCCGCGGAGTTCTCCTTCCGGCGGCTGGTCGGCGTCATCGCGGTGATGGGGGACAAGGACGTGCGCGGTGTGCTCACCGCTCTCGCCGACTCCTTCGACGAGGTCGTGGTGACGGTCAACTCCTCGCCGCGCTCGCTGCCGGTGCCCGACCTCACCGAGATCGCCGTCGACGTCTTCGGCGAGGAACGGGTGCACTCCGCCGAACGGATGGACGAGGCCATTGCCCTGGCCGTCGATCTCGCCGAGTCCGGCGACGACGAGCAGGTCGCTGCCGGCACCGGGGTCGTGGTCACGGGCTCGGTGGTCTCCGCCGGCGACGGCCGGGCACTGGCCGGATTGGCCCCGTCATGA
- a CDS encoding DUF4233 domain-containing protein → MSAPDRSEGSGAPDAGAAAERPVGRPYDPERGLRGAMSATLVLEAITVLLSIPVARNTGNGTGVVGVVLICVLAVAMIGLCAYVSRPWFLPAVAVLQALTIAGWFISGPLGVMGVVFALVWAVLWWFRNEFRRRLAAGTLPVAPPAPGS, encoded by the coding sequence ATGAGCGCGCCGGACCGATCGGAAGGATCGGGAGCGCCGGACGCCGGCGCCGCAGCGGAACGGCCGGTCGGCCGCCCGTACGACCCGGAACGCGGCCTGCGCGGCGCGATGTCGGCCACGCTCGTGCTCGAGGCGATCACCGTGCTGCTGTCCATCCCGGTCGCCCGGAACACCGGGAACGGCACCGGTGTGGTCGGTGTCGTGCTGATCTGCGTGCTCGCCGTCGCGATGATCGGCCTGTGCGCGTACGTCTCGCGGCCGTGGTTCCTCCCGGCGGTCGCGGTGCTGCAGGCGCTGACCATCGCCGGCTGGTTCATCTCCGGGCCGCTGGGCGTGATGGGCGTGGTCTTCGCGCTGGTCTGGGCGGTGCTCTGGTGGTTCCGCAACGAGTTCAGGCGCCGCCTCGCCGCCGGTACGCTTCCGGTGGCGCCGCCCGCACCCGGATCCTGA
- the ndk gene encoding nucleoside-diphosphate kinase, with protein MTERTLVLIKPDGVQRALVGEVIARIERKGLRLAAMDLRTVSVEVARTHYAEHDGKPFFDSLVEFITSAPLVAMVVEGDRAIPAFRQLAGGTDPVEKATPGTIRGDFGLITQFNLVHGSDSPESAAREIALWFPGL; from the coding sequence GTGACCGAACGCACCCTGGTGCTGATCAAGCCCGATGGCGTCCAGCGCGCGCTGGTCGGCGAGGTGATCGCCCGGATCGAGCGGAAGGGTCTGCGCCTGGCGGCGATGGACCTGCGCACCGTGTCGGTGGAGGTCGCGCGCACCCACTACGCCGAGCACGACGGCAAGCCGTTCTTCGACTCGCTGGTCGAGTTCATCACCTCCGCCCCGCTGGTGGCGATGGTGGTCGAGGGCGACCGGGCGATCCCGGCGTTCCGTCAGCTCGCCGGTGGCACCGACCCGGTCGAGAAGGCCACCCCGGGCACCATCCGCGGCGACTTCGGCCTGATCACCCAGTTCAACCTGGTCCACGGTTCCGACTCGCCCGAGTCCGCCGCCCGGGAGATCGCCCTCTGGTTCCCCGGCCTGTGA
- a CDS encoding GNAT family N-acetyltransferase produces MTDAPTEPAGHDGTVVPDEIVSRRVGPAATMAADSAFAVALVTLWHRVSLAGGAVGFLADSTRPEIAARAAGVVDGLKRGRTRGQALTAGRTLVGFGLLTPGESLVAHTGMITLVMIDPDHQRQGLGDRIMEGLLEQARELGIERLELTVRGGEGLERFYARFGFEVEGSRPGWIRVAPGDDRDEVFLRMRLA; encoded by the coding sequence GTGACCGACGCACCGACCGAGCCGGCGGGGCACGACGGGACCGTCGTGCCGGACGAGATCGTCTCCCGCCGGGTCGGCCCGGCCGCGACCATGGCCGCGGACAGCGCCTTCGCCGTCGCCCTGGTGACGCTGTGGCACCGGGTCTCGCTGGCCGGGGGAGCCGTCGGCTTCCTCGCGGACAGCACCCGTCCGGAGATCGCCGCCCGGGCGGCCGGCGTGGTCGACGGACTCAAGCGCGGCCGCACCCGCGGCCAGGCGTTGACCGCCGGCCGCACGCTCGTCGGCTTCGGCCTGCTGACGCCGGGGGAGTCGCTCGTCGCGCACACAGGGATGATCACCTTGGTGATGATCGATCCCGATCACCAGCGCCAAGGGCTCGGCGACCGGATCATGGAAGGCCTGCTGGAGCAGGCGCGGGAACTGGGGATCGAGCGTCTCGAGCTGACCGTGCGCGGAGGCGAAGGCCTCGAGCGCTTCTACGCCCGCTTCGGTTTCGAGGTGGAAGGCAGCCGACCGGGCTGGATCCGCGTCGCGCCCGGTGACGACCGCGACGAGGTCTTCCTCAGGATGAGACTGGCCTGA
- a CDS encoding ABC transporter ATP-binding protein, whose product MAAAPVTPPELLIRARDLRKSFPVKGGETVEAVRGIDLTVPRGQAFGFLGPNGAGKSSTMRMIACVSPRTSGDLQILGLDPARDGIDIRARLGVVPQQDNLDEELSVRDNLYIYGRYFGMSRRACWAKADEMLEFAQLEEKASAKVETLSGGMKRRLTIARSLMNDPELLLLDEPTTGLDPQARHVLWDRLFRLRQRGVTLILTTHYMDEAEQLCERLVVMDGGLIVAEGSPQELITQYSTREVLELRFVPGEQHAAEPAASALVERIEVLPDRLLLYTPDGDETLTAAHRAGIRPLSALVRRSTLEDVFLRLTGRSLVE is encoded by the coding sequence GTGGCAGCAGCCCCGGTGACTCCGCCCGAGCTGCTGATCCGTGCCCGTGACCTGCGGAAATCCTTCCCGGTCAAGGGCGGCGAGACGGTCGAGGCGGTCCGCGGTATCGACCTGACGGTGCCCCGCGGCCAGGCCTTCGGGTTCCTCGGGCCCAACGGTGCCGGCAAGTCCTCGACCATGCGGATGATCGCCTGCGTGTCCCCCCGGACCTCCGGGGACCTGCAGATCCTGGGGCTGGACCCGGCCCGCGACGGCATCGACATCCGGGCCCGGCTCGGTGTCGTGCCGCAGCAGGACAACCTGGACGAGGAGCTGTCCGTCCGCGACAACCTCTACATCTACGGCCGGTACTTCGGGATGTCCCGCCGCGCCTGCTGGGCGAAGGCCGACGAGATGCTCGAGTTCGCGCAGCTCGAGGAGAAGGCCTCGGCCAAGGTCGAGACGCTCTCCGGCGGTATGAAGCGGCGGCTGACCATCGCCCGTTCGCTGATGAACGATCCCGAGCTGCTGCTGCTCGACGAACCGACCACCGGGCTCGATCCGCAGGCCCGACATGTGCTGTGGGACCGGTTGTTCCGGCTCCGCCAGCGCGGCGTCACGCTGATCCTGACCACGCACTACATGGACGAGGCGGAGCAGCTCTGCGAGCGTCTGGTGGTGATGGACGGCGGGCTGATCGTGGCCGAGGGGTCGCCGCAGGAACTCATCACGCAGTACTCGACCCGCGAGGTGCTGGAGCTGAGGTTCGTCCCCGGCGAGCAGCACGCCGCCGAGCCGGCGGCCTCCGCCCTGGTGGAGCGGATCGAGGTGCTGCCGGACCGTCTTCTGCTCTACACGCCCGACGGCGACGAGACGCTGACCGCCGCGCACCGGGCCGGGATCCGGCCGCTCTCCGCGCTGGTCCGTCGGTCGACCCTGGAGGACGTGTTCCTCCGGCTGACCGGTCGGAGCCTGGTCGAGTGA
- a CDS encoding ABC transporter permease has protein sequence MSTVRDPGNTPAAPSPLPAPSSGAAMGAVWGYLMRTWRATAVGSVLSAIGVPVLTLLAMGLGLGTLVDRGNRAALPGGVGYLQFLAPALVMAAAVQTAVTEAAYPTFAKFKWRRVFFGISATPVTPRQIAAGEVLFVATRVAVGAILLYPILLLFGAGGGWRGLWMVPVAVLTACACAVWVLALVAVMHSEGGALNLLFRFGVVPMTLFSGSFFPVDTMPAGMRWIAWISPLWHGNEVARSAVLGTAAPLPVLGHLAVLVVMLLLGAVVAVRKFQRRLVS, from the coding sequence GTGAGCACCGTCCGGGATCCGGGGAACACACCCGCCGCGCCGTCCCCGCTGCCGGCGCCGTCGTCGGGTGCGGCGATGGGTGCGGTCTGGGGCTACCTGATGCGGACCTGGCGGGCCACCGCGGTGGGCAGCGTGCTGAGCGCGATCGGGGTGCCGGTGCTGACGCTGCTGGCAATGGGTCTGGGCCTCGGCACGCTGGTGGACCGTGGCAACCGGGCGGCCCTGCCCGGTGGGGTGGGGTACCTGCAGTTCCTGGCGCCGGCCCTGGTGATGGCCGCCGCGGTGCAGACCGCGGTGACGGAGGCCGCCTACCCGACGTTCGCGAAGTTCAAGTGGCGCCGGGTGTTCTTCGGCATCAGCGCCACCCCGGTCACCCCGCGGCAGATCGCCGCCGGCGAGGTGCTGTTCGTCGCCACCCGGGTCGCCGTCGGTGCCATCCTGCTCTACCCGATCCTGTTGCTGTTCGGGGCGGGCGGCGGCTGGCGTGGGCTCTGGATGGTGCCCGTCGCCGTGCTCACCGCCTGCGCCTGTGCGGTCTGGGTGCTGGCGTTGGTCGCGGTGATGCACAGCGAGGGTGGCGCGCTGAACCTGCTGTTCCGGTTCGGTGTGGTTCCGATGACGCTGTTCTCCGGCTCCTTCTTCCCGGTCGACACCATGCCCGCCGGCATGCGCTGGATCGCCTGGATCTCCCCGCTGTGGCACGGGAACGAGGTGGCACGCAGCGCCGTGCTCGGTACCGCCGCTCCGCTGCCGGTGCTGGGCCACCTGGCGGTGCTGGTCGTGATGCTGCTGCTGGGGGCTGTCGTGGCGGTGCGGAAGTTCCAGCGGCGGTTGGTGTCGTGA
- a CDS encoding ABC transporter permease: protein MGNPLLWRILPLHLYARRSHVLLERSLRAYRRSWYVVLSGFFEPVFYLLALGQGVGALVGDVQTANGPVGYAAFIAPGLLATSAMNGAIYDATTNVFFKLRYAKLYDTMLATSLGPVDVAVGEVTWSLIRGGLYSLGFVGVISALGLAADWTVLLAVPAALLIAAGFAAVGMAVTSFARSFQHLEWINAALLPMFLFSTTFFPLDVYPRAVQILVEVFPLYHGIELMRGLTLGELHVGLLWHALYFVGMALIGVVVVTRRLDKLLLR from the coding sequence ATGGGCAACCCGTTGCTGTGGCGGATCCTGCCGCTGCACCTCTACGCGCGCCGGTCGCACGTCCTGCTGGAACGGTCGCTGCGTGCCTACCGCCGCAGCTGGTACGTGGTGCTGTCCGGCTTCTTCGAGCCGGTCTTCTACCTGCTGGCGCTGGGACAGGGCGTCGGCGCGCTGGTCGGCGACGTGCAGACGGCCAACGGGCCGGTCGGGTACGCCGCCTTCATCGCGCCCGGGCTGCTCGCCACCTCGGCGATGAACGGTGCCATCTACGACGCGACCACCAACGTCTTCTTCAAGCTCCGCTACGCCAAGCTCTACGACACGATGCTGGCCACCTCGCTCGGGCCGGTCGACGTCGCGGTCGGCGAGGTGACCTGGTCGCTGATCCGCGGCGGCCTCTACTCGCTGGGTTTCGTCGGGGTGATCTCGGCACTCGGCCTGGCCGCCGACTGGACCGTGCTGCTCGCCGTCCCGGCCGCTCTGCTGATCGCCGCGGGATTCGCGGCGGTCGGCATGGCGGTGACCTCGTTCGCCCGCAGCTTCCAGCACCTCGAGTGGATCAATGCGGCCCTGCTGCCGATGTTCCTGTTCTCGACCACCTTCTTCCCGCTCGATGTCTACCCGCGGGCGGTGCAGATCCTGGTCGAGGTGTTCCCGCTCTACCACGGCATCGAGTTGATGCGCGGGCTGACGCTGGGGGAGCTGCACGTCGGGCTGCTCTGGCACGCCCTCTACTTCGTCGGCATGGCGCTCATCGGCGTGGTGGTGGTCACCCGCCGGTTGGACAAGCTGCTGCTGCGCTGA